The following are from one region of the Gossypium hirsutum isolate 1008001.06 chromosome D03, Gossypium_hirsutum_v2.1, whole genome shotgun sequence genome:
- the LOC107950436 gene encoding ras-related protein Rab11A has translation MANADPSQKVDYVFKVVLIGDSGVGKSQILARFARNDFSLDSKSTIGVEFQTRTLLIEHKSVKAQIWDTAGQERYRAVTSAYYRGAAGAMLVYDVTKRQTFNHIARWLEELRGHADKNIVIMLVGNKSDLEKQREVSTEDATEFAQKEGLFFLETSALAAKNVETAFLTVLTEIFNIVNKKNIVAGENQGNGNSNPTSLAGKKIIIPGPAQEIPAKSNMCCRS, from the exons ATGGCAAATGCAGACCCAAGCCAGAAGGTTGACTACGTTTTCAAAGTAGTGTTGATCGGTGATTCAGGTGTGGGTAAGTCTCAAATTCTTGCTCGCTTTGCTAGAAACGACTTCAGCTTAGATTCCAAGTCTACCATCGGAGTTGAGTTTCAGACTAGAACCCTCCTCATTGAGCACAAGAGTGTTAAGGCTCAGATCTGGGACACTGCTGGTCAAGAACG ATACAGGGCGGTTACGAGTGCATACTATAGGGGTGCTGCCGGGGCAATGCTGGTTTATGATGTAACGAAACGCCAGACCTTCAATCACATCGCACGCTGGCTAGAAGAGTTGCGCGGTCATGCTGACAAGAACATTGTTATAATGCTGGTTGGGAACAAAAGTGACCTCGAAAAGCAGCGGGAAGTCTCAACAGAGGATGCCACCGAATTTGCTCAAAAGGAAGGACTATTTTTCTTGGAGACCTCAGCTCTTGCAGCGAAAAATGTTGAGACCGCATTCTTAACTGTGCTTACCGAGATCTTCAACATCGTGAACAAGAAAAACATAGTTGCCGGTGAGAATCAAGGGAACGGTAATAGCAATCCCACGTCACTAGCAGGCAAGAAAATCATCATTCCAGGTCCAGCTCAAGAAATTCCAGCAAAGAGCAACATGTGTTGTAGATCATGA
- the LOC107950435 gene encoding RNA cytosine-C(5)-methyltransferase NSUN2 isoform X2: MVPPLFLDVRPDHFVLDVCAAPGSKTFQLLEIIHHSAKGRFLPDGMVLANDLDVQRCNLLIHQTKRMCTANLIVTNHEGQHFPGCRSHKNISNGSETTNNLEQSIPQLLFDRVLCDVPCSGDGTLRKAPDIWRKWNGGMGNGLHCLQIHIAMRGLSLLKVGGRMVYSTCSLNPVENEAVVAEILRRCGGSVELVDVSNELPQLIRRPGLTKWKVRDKGVWLPSYKDARKLQRNGIVPSMFPSGKNYADLTNNNQKSENGESVNAEDVVQPDDTISSIDDLEEEVSDLSLQLCMRIVPHDQNTGAFFIAVLQKVSHLPAIPDKSATSQGKLSTRSELHENLSDQATEEINGLEVSSVDGADEKILEVASKAEENISEMALEAADEKISEEISEVDEKISEVALEADLVDDEPARGAPESNSSEAADKKTDSAKTGEKRKLQIQGKWKGVDPVLFFQDETIINSIKAFYGIDESFPFTGHLVTRNKDANHVKRIYYVSKSVKDVLDLNFRVGQQLKITSVGLKMFERQSSREGSLAPCSFRISSEGLPVILPYITKQILYASPADFKHLLQYKSIKFADFVDADFGQKAADLILGCCVIVLREGDKLSDHIQADASAIAIGCWKGRSSLSVMVTAMDCQELLERLSARMETEKNGTLAPESLGVLDKKQDMSGENGTPLEDHNVEAMKIQDTNASE, translated from the exons ATG GTGCCTCCTCTATTCCTTGATGTACGTCCCGATCATTTTGTACTTGATG TGTGCGCAGCACCTGGTTCAAAAACTTTTCAGTTGCTTGAAATTATACACCACTCAGCTAAAGGACGATTTTTACCAGATGGCATg GTTCTAGCAAATGATCTTGATGTACAAAGATGTAACCTTCTCATCCACCAAACAAAAAGAATGTGCACTGCTAACCTGATAGTTACAAATCATGAAGGTCAACACTTCCCTGGCTGCCGTTCCCACAAAAATATCTCAAATGGTTCAGAAACAACAAATAACTTGGAGCAGAGCATTCCTCAACTTCTCTTTGACCGTGTATTATGTGATGTGCCCTGCAGTGGTGATGGTACTCTCCGCAAGGCTCCTGATATCTGGCGTAAATG GAATGGAGGAATGGGCAATGGACTTCACTGCCTACAGATTCACATTGCCATGCGAG GTCTATCTTTGTTGAAAGTTGGTGGAAGAATGGTTTACTCAACCTGCTCCTTGAATCCAGTTGAAAATGAAGCTGTGGTTGCTGAG ATTTTACGAAGATGTGGAGGGTCTGTTGAACTAGTTGATGTCTCAAATGAACTGCCTCAATTAATTCGCCGACCAGGTCTAACTAAATGGAAG GTACGTGATAAGGGAGTCTGGTTACCATCATACAAGGATGCTCGCAAGTTGCAAAGAAATGGGATTGTTCCTAGCATGTTCCCTTCTGGCAAAAATTATGCGGATCTAACTAACAACAACCAGAAGAGTGAGAATGGTGAAAGTGTAAATGCTGAAGATGTAGTTCAGCCTGATGATACCATTTCTTCGATTGATGATTTGGAGGAAGAAGTTTCTGATCTCTCACTACAACTCTGCATGAGGATAGTGCCTCATGATCAGAACACGGGAGCCTTTTTCATTGCTGTCCTCCAGAAAGTTTCTCATTTGCCAG CAATTCCTGACAAGTCTGCTACTTCACAAGGAAAATTATCAACTAGAAGTGAACTGCATGAAAATTTGTCAGACCAAGCGACTGAGGAAATTAATGGATTAGAAGTTAGTTCTGTGGATGGGGCAGATGAAAAGATCTTGGAAGTAGCTTCAAAGGCTGAAGAAAATATCTCTGAGATGGCTTTGGAGGCTGCTGATGAAAAGATCTCAGAAGAGATTTCAGAGGTTGATGAAAAGATCTCTGAGGTGGCTTTAGAAGCGGATTTAGTTGATGATGAACCAGCTCGAGGTGCTCCAGAGAGCAATTCTTCTGAAGCAGCTGATAAGAAAACAGATTCTGCAAAAACAGGAGAGAAGCGGAAATTGCAGATTCAGGGCAAGTGGAAAGGCGTCGACCCTGTTCTTTTCTTCCAAGATGAAACTATAATAAACAGCATTAAGGCATTTTATGGTATTGATGAATCCTTCCCATTCACTGGCCACCTTGTTACAAGAAACAAGGATGCTAACCATGTGAAGAGAATTTATTATGTTTCAAAATCAGTTAAGGATGTTTTGGACCTGAATTTTCGAGTTGGACAGCAACTGAAGATAACTTCCGTTGGCCTGAAGATGTTT GAGCGCCAATCATCTAGAGAAGGTTCCTTGGCACCATGCTCATTCAGGATATCATCAGAAGGGTTGCCTGTGATTCTCCCATACATTACCAAACAAATACTGTATGCTTCCCCAGCAGATTTCAAGCATCTTTTGCAatataaatcaatcaaatttGCTGACTTTGTTGATGCTGATTTCGGTCAGAAGGCAGCAGACCTGATTTTAGGCTGCTGTGTGATTGTTTTGAGAGAAG GTGACAAATTATCAGACCATATCCAAGCAGATGCATCTGCAATAGCCATTGGCTGCTGGAAAGGCCGGTCGAGTTTGAGTGTGATGGTTACAGCAATGGACTGCCAGGAACTGCTGGAAAGGCTTTCAGCACGTATGGAGACTGAAAAGAATGGAACTTTGGCACCCGAAAGCCTTGGCGTGCTAGATAAGAAACAAGATATGAGTGGTGAAAATGGAACCCCACTGGAGGATCACAATGTTGAAGCAATGAAAATACAGGATACCAATGCTAGTGAATAG